A single region of the Deltaproteobacteria bacterium genome encodes:
- a CDS encoding carboxymuconolactone decarboxylase family protein codes for MAESQKDLNANRVKNLGRFAELLPDVLKAVRDQGAITYKDGALDSKTKRLMAMAIALGAGCRNCVLGQATYALEGGATREEILETISVVVSMRGTTGIAESLRVIQLLDELEK; via the coding sequence ATGGCGGAAAGTCAGAAGGACCTCAATGCAAATCGAGTGAAGAATCTGGGGAGGTTTGCGGAACTGCTCCCCGATGTACTGAAGGCGGTCAGGGATCAGGGTGCGATTACATACAAGGATGGGGCGCTCGATTCGAAGACAAAAAGGCTCATGGCGATGGCAATCGCCCTCGGGGCAGGATGCCGCAACTGCGTGCTGGGACAGGCCACATATGCCCTGGAGGGCGGGGCCACCAGGGAGGAGATCCTGGAAACCATTTCCGTCGTCGTGAGCATGCGGGGAACGACCGGGATCGCCGAGTCCCTGAGGGTCATACAGCTCCTGGATGAGCTGGAAAAGTAG
- the nuoE gene encoding NADH-quinone oxidoreductase subunit NuoE, with protein sequence MEKQLSAIFSGFRGTAGEIIPLLQKTQEELGFLPEEALRKIGEFAGVPFSKVYGVATFYTMFRFTPVGKYHVCVCRGTACHVRGADQILENVERELGISENETTRDGEFSLETVACIGCCALAPCITVNSDVHGRLTPKKASKVLKKARGASLKEEADGK encoded by the coding sequence ATGGAAAAGCAGTTGTCTGCGATTTTTTCCGGATTCCGGGGAACGGCAGGCGAAATCATTCCCCTGCTTCAGAAGACCCAGGAAGAACTCGGGTTCCTTCCCGAGGAGGCGTTGCGGAAGATCGGGGAGTTTGCAGGGGTCCCCTTCTCAAAGGTCTACGGCGTGGCCACCTTCTATACCATGTTCCGGTTTACGCCGGTGGGAAAATACCATGTGTGTGTTTGCCGGGGAACGGCCTGCCATGTACGGGGGGCCGACCAGATCCTCGAAAACGTCGAACGGGAACTGGGCATCTCGGAAAACGAGACCACAAGAGACGGTGAGTTTTCCCTGGAGACAGTGGCGTGCATCGGTTGCTGTGCCCTGGCCCCCTGCATCACTGTGAACTCCGATGTGCACGGCCGGCTCACGCCCAAAAAGGCGTCAAAGGTATTGAAAAAGGCGCGAGGCGCTTCTTTAAAGGAGGAGGCCGATGGGAAATAG